A genome region from Aestuariivirga litoralis includes the following:
- a CDS encoding sugar transferase produces the protein MPAGSYRGKRVFDLVVAGVLLALLCPVLLVVALLVAMKLGRPVLFRQARPGRGGQVFTLIKFRSMKNGDGSDAERLTRFGKMLRASSLDELPELWNILRGDMSLVGPRPLLVSYLPLYSARQALRHNVRPGITGLAQVNGRNALGWDEKLELDVRYVETQGFWLDLRILVKTFTSVLLSKDVAAEGHATMPAFKGSARP, from the coding sequence ATGCCTGCCGGGAGCTATCGCGGCAAACGCGTTTTCGATCTTGTTGTTGCGGGTGTGCTTCTCGCGTTGCTTTGCCCGGTGCTGCTGGTCGTGGCGCTGTTGGTTGCAATGAAGTTGGGCCGCCCGGTTCTTTTCCGCCAAGCGCGACCCGGACGCGGTGGCCAAGTGTTCACGCTGATCAAATTCCGCAGCATGAAGAATGGCGATGGCAGCGATGCGGAGCGCCTTACGCGCTTCGGCAAAATGTTGCGTGCATCGAGCCTGGATGAATTGCCGGAACTTTGGAATATTTTGCGCGGCGACATGAGCCTGGTTGGCCCGCGGCCCTTACTGGTTTCCTATCTTCCGCTTTATTCTGCACGGCAGGCACTGCGCCACAATGTGCGCCCCGGCATTACCGGACTTGCGCAAGTGAATGGCCGCAATGCGTTGGGCTGGGATGAAAAGCTGGAACTTGATGTGCGCTATGTCGAGACGCAAGGCTTCTGGCTCGATCTGCGCATCCTGGTGAAGACGTTTACCTCAGTTCTACTCAGCAAGGATGTGGCGGCGGAGGGCCATGCCACCATGCCGGCTTTCAAGGGAAGTGCACGCCCATGA
- a CDS encoding polysaccharide biosynthesis protein, translating into MPRRIPKLLVYLTLLPTPLKISVILAADVAAVLAAIMAARFLRVPFDMWPPDGTMHLHLSGPMFSIFSLALMGFYKTASRGHSMRSEQGILASQVLAAALWFMYLHVFDLGGLPRSMLGIYPVFATLGLVATRRLAVYLLQTPVSPLRDQERIPVFIYGAGREGLQLVDALRQGGRYVPVAFITTDYTLVGRKLAGLRVYDTVEVGEAKRRHGARQILISNPDMPGQSLRSLFEMMVGQGLSTKLVPNVNDLAAGRSAARAIRELKIEDLLGREQVSPDLATIALAVGGKTILVTGAGGSIGSELVRQCLKHRPRHLVLLDASEFALFEIHREIEKLLPQHPGLQVTAVLGDVKSAPQIEALFRSIAIDIVFHAAAYKHVRMVQENAKAGIRNNVNGTRILAEAAMKAQVQRFILISTDKAVRPTSVMGASKRLGELTVQALAARRDSKTLFCMVRFGNVLGSNGSVVPIFRDQIAKGGPVTVTHPDVTRYFMAIPEAAQLVLQAAGLARSGEVLVLDMGEPIKISKLARTMIELAGHTVKTPEMPDGDIEIRYTGLRDGEKMYEELEIGHDLSPTTHRRILRSKEYFMPYSALAAQLKKLNALLDAERIDDAVILTMELAWRAGDDVREIQPSVMEAA; encoded by the coding sequence ATGCCGCGCCGCATTCCGAAGTTGCTTGTCTATCTGACGCTGCTGCCGACGCCGCTGAAGATCAGTGTTATCCTTGCTGCGGATGTTGCGGCCGTGTTGGCCGCCATCATGGCCGCGCGCTTCCTGCGCGTGCCGTTTGATATGTGGCCGCCGGATGGCACGATGCATCTGCATCTTTCGGGCCCAATGTTTTCGATTTTTTCACTGGCGTTGATGGGCTTTTACAAAACAGCTTCACGCGGGCATTCGATGCGCAGCGAGCAAGGCATCCTGGCTTCGCAAGTTCTCGCTGCTGCCCTGTGGTTCATGTATCTGCATGTTTTCGATCTCGGCGGATTGCCGCGGTCGATGCTGGGCATCTATCCGGTTTTTGCCACGCTGGGCTTGGTGGCGACGCGGCGCCTTGCAGTTTATCTGCTGCAGACGCCGGTATCGCCGCTGCGCGACCAAGAGCGGATTCCGGTTTTCATTTATGGCGCGGGCCGCGAAGGCCTGCAGCTTGTTGATGCGTTGCGCCAGGGCGGGCGTTATGTGCCGGTGGCCTTCATCACCACCGACTATACACTGGTTGGGCGCAAGCTGGCGGGCTTGCGTGTCTATGACACTGTCGAAGTGGGCGAGGCCAAGCGCCGCCATGGCGCACGCCAGATTCTGATTTCCAATCCCGATATGCCGGGCCAAAGCCTGCGCAGCCTTTTTGAAATGATGGTGGGGCAGGGGCTTTCCACCAAGCTGGTGCCCAATGTGAATGATCTCGCCGCAGGCCGTTCCGCCGCGCGCGCCATCCGCGAATTGAAGATCGAAGATCTGCTGGGGCGCGAGCAAGTGTCGCCCGATCTGGCCACGATTGCACTCGCTGTTGGTGGCAAGACCATTCTGGTGACGGGGGCTGGTGGGTCGATCGGTTCAGAACTGGTGCGGCAATGCCTGAAGCACCGGCCGCGGCATCTGGTGCTGCTGGACGCATCAGAATTTGCGCTGTTTGAAATTCATCGCGAGATCGAGAAGCTGCTACCGCAGCATCCGGGCCTGCAGGTGACGGCTGTTTTGGGTGATGTGAAATCAGCACCGCAGATTGAGGCCCTGTTCCGCAGCATCGCTATCGACATTGTGTTTCATGCTGCCGCCTACAAGCATGTGCGCATGGTGCAGGAGAATGCCAAGGCCGGTATCCGCAACAATGTGAACGGCACGCGCATTCTGGCCGAGGCCGCGATGAAAGCGCAGGTGCAGCGCTTCATCCTGATCTCCACCGACAAGGCGGTGCGCCCCACCAGTGTGATGGGTGCGAGCAAGCGGCTGGGTGAACTCACCGTGCAGGCGCTTGCAGCACGGCGCGATTCCAAGACGCTGTTCTGCATGGTGCGCTTCGGCAATGTGCTGGGATCCAATGGTTCCGTGGTGCCGATCTTCCGCGACCAGATTGCCAAGGGCGGCCCGGTGACGGTGACGCATCCTGACGTGACGCGTTATTTCATGGCGATCCCTGAAGCCGCACAACTGGTGCTGCAAGCCGCGGGTCTGGCGCGCAGCGGCGAAGTGCTGGTGCTCGACATGGGAGAGCCGATCAAGATTTCCAAACTGGCGCGCACGATGATCGAACTGGCCGGCCACACGGTGAAAACACCTGAGATGCCGGATGGCGATATTGAAATCCGATATACCGGCCTGCGTGACGGCGAGAAAATGTATGAGGAGCTGGAGATCGGGCATGATCTTTCGCCCACCACGCACCGCCGTATCCTGCGCAGCAAAGAATATTTCATGCCTTATTCCGCGTTGGCCGCGCAATTGAAGAAGCTGAATGCACTTCTCGATGCCGAACGCATTGATGATGCGGTGATCCTAACCATGGAACTGGCGTGGCGCGCGGGCGATGATGTGCGCGAGATTCAACCTTCCGTGATGGAAGCGGCGTGA
- a CDS encoding lipopolysaccharide biosynthesis protein, with amino-acid sequence MLRDLINSTIQLLRLLVIRAGGLLFLFLANVIISRSFGVDVLGQFQYCLALVMILSTVGRLGQDQFLLRAAAQAKAQGDANSITVKLASSLTALALPLAAATLALIAWLLVMQPAAPGRVAMQIVMALTILPLGILMVTSETMRGAQRVEASMFLQSFLPQALFLAALYALVQWGGVRSAWIGAAYAASFAASVLATFAFWPTLAHAKSGGVFRATQQAWADGRHFWLAACLNAGTAWIDILVLGLIAGATDVGIYAAIIRTGALIGTFIMLVANPAVPKLAMLYAQKDMKRFISTFITYQALFAASAIPIAALFLIWPQNVLKIWGGEVTSASTAFMIYAAFQILQLFLALPGQLIAVMGLERELSRINGVAFVLKGLLLVAGYSLAGLEGAALGAGLSLLIGNLLCAGSFIRQLLRDGAFGSKAIELPHARKV; translated from the coding sequence ATGCTCCGTGACTTGATCAATTCGACCATCCAGCTACTTCGGCTGCTCGTTATACGCGCCGGCGGATTGCTGTTTCTGTTTCTCGCCAATGTGATCATCTCACGCAGTTTCGGCGTCGATGTACTGGGCCAGTTTCAATATTGCCTCGCCCTCGTCATGATCCTCAGCACTGTAGGCCGCTTGGGCCAGGATCAGTTTCTGCTGCGCGCGGCAGCACAAGCCAAGGCGCAGGGCGATGCAAACTCCATTACCGTAAAACTGGCCTCCTCTCTCACAGCGCTTGCTTTGCCACTGGCTGCGGCAACGCTGGCGCTGATCGCTTGGTTGCTTGTGATGCAGCCGGCGGCACCTGGCCGCGTGGCGATGCAGATCGTAATGGCGCTCACCATCTTGCCGCTCGGCATATTGATGGTGACCAGTGAAACCATGCGCGGCGCGCAGCGTGTCGAAGCGTCAATGTTCCTGCAATCTTTCCTGCCGCAAGCGCTGTTTCTCGCTGCACTCTACGCGCTGGTGCAATGGGGCGGCGTGCGCAGTGCCTGGATTGGTGCGGCTTATGCGGCCTCCTTCGCCGCCAGCGTGCTGGCCACGTTCGCCTTCTGGCCCACACTCGCACATGCCAAAAGCGGCGGCGTGTTCCGCGCGACGCAGCAGGCCTGGGCTGATGGACGGCACTTCTGGCTCGCCGCATGCCTCAATGCAGGCACCGCCTGGATTGATATTCTGGTACTCGGCCTCATTGCGGGAGCCACTGATGTTGGCATCTATGCCGCCATCATCCGCACCGGCGCGTTGATCGGCACCTTCATCATGTTGGTGGCAAACCCGGCAGTACCCAAACTCGCCATGCTCTACGCGCAGAAAGACATGAAGCGATTCATCAGCACCTTCATCACCTACCAGGCGCTGTTCGCGGCTTCTGCCATTCCCATCGCAGCTTTGTTTCTGATCTGGCCACAGAATGTCCTGAAAATTTGGGGTGGCGAAGTCACCAGCGCGTCCACCGCCTTCATGATTTATGCGGCCTTCCAGATCTTGCAGCTGTTCCTCGCTTTGCCCGGCCAACTCATCGCCGTGATGGGATTGGAACGCGAGCTGTCGCGCATCAATGGTGTGGCCTTCGTGCTGAAGGGCCTGTTGCTGGTGGCAGGCTATAGCCTCGCGGGGCTTGAAGGTGCAGCACTCGGTGCCGGCCTTTCTTTGCTCATTGGAAACCTGCTCTGCGCCGGAAGCTTCATCCGCCAGTTGCTGCGCGACGGTGCTTTCGGCAGCAAAGCAATTGAACTGCCCCATGCGAGGAAAGTCTGA
- a CDS encoding class I SAM-dependent methyltransferase, whose translation MAITDKNKVLKDLKQRAEVKIELGCGPTKQDKDALGIDILDYPGVDLIGDVYEVLKAFPASSVDSVYARHFIEHVPDVIMLLDELERIVKPGGTLHFIAPHFSNPYFYSDPTHKTYFGLYTFCYLAECKLFKRTVPNYKRELRFTVTDVKLGFKSSSAFPVRYALKRMWHYIFNATNYLREFHEENLCYLIPCYEVEYFLTRRPSSAPAV comes from the coding sequence ATGGCGATCACTGACAAGAATAAGGTTCTGAAAGATCTGAAGCAGCGAGCCGAAGTCAAAATCGAACTCGGCTGCGGCCCCACCAAGCAGGACAAGGATGCCCTGGGTATCGACATTCTTGATTATCCCGGCGTGGATTTGATCGGTGATGTCTATGAGGTGCTGAAGGCTTTTCCCGCGTCATCGGTGGATTCAGTCTATGCCCGCCATTTCATTGAACATGTGCCGGACGTGATCATGCTGCTCGATGAGCTGGAGCGCATCGTGAAACCCGGCGGCACGCTGCATTTTATCGCACCCCATTTCTCCAACCCGTATTTCTATTCCGACCCCACCCACAAGACCTATTTCGGTCTCTACACGTTCTGCTATCTGGCGGAATGCAAACTGTTCAAGCGCACTGTGCCCAATTACAAACGCGAACTGCGTTTCACGGTGACGGATGTGAAGCTCGGCTTTAAATCATCCAGCGCCTTCCCGGTGCGTTATGCATTGAAGCGCATGTGGCATTACATTTTCAATGCCACGAACTATCTGCGGGAATTTCATGAGGAAAACCTGTGTTACCTCATCCCCTGTTATGAAGTGGAATATTTCCTCACGCGCCGGCCATCATCCGCACCGGCGGTCTGA
- a CDS encoding glycosyltransferase family 4 protein — protein sequence MRKASKRIAVFAKYGDLAASTRQRLLQYFPQLEAAGFELEVFSLIENAQLQARFEGRGSAAAKMISRYGVRVAQVLASRRHDLIWIYCELFPYLPGFVERLARLSGVPLVYDYDDAIFHQYDGHASSAVRALLGRKLQPVMRQASLVVAGNDYLASYARQFCDNVAVIPTVIDADEYQLDLSRQPERKTIGWIGSPSTWNFVKQKLDVLENACAAHDATLKVVGAGAQADGIDFICNARWRESEEVADIQAMHVGIMPLDDSPFARGKCGYKLIQYMACGLPVVASPVGVNRSIVEHGVNGFLAETPQEWRDALGTILKDRALAKRMGAAGRKKVAREYSVQVTGPRLVALMRGLTS from the coding sequence ATGCGCAAGGCCTCTAAGCGCATTGCCGTGTTTGCCAAGTATGGCGACCTTGCTGCATCCACGCGGCAAAGGTTGCTGCAATATTTTCCCCAGCTGGAAGCGGCGGGCTTTGAGCTTGAGGTTTTCTCGTTGATCGAGAATGCGCAATTGCAGGCGCGCTTCGAGGGCCGTGGCTCTGCGGCGGCGAAAATGATCAGCCGCTATGGCGTGCGCGTGGCGCAAGTGTTGGCCAGCCGCAGGCATGATCTGATCTGGATTTATTGCGAGTTGTTTCCGTACCTGCCGGGCTTTGTCGAGCGGCTGGCGCGGTTGAGCGGGGTGCCGCTGGTTTATGATTATGACGATGCGATTTTCCATCAGTATGACGGACATGCTTCTTCAGCCGTTCGCGCTCTGCTGGGCCGCAAGTTGCAGCCGGTGATGCGCCAGGCCAGTCTTGTGGTGGCGGGCAATGATTACTTGGCCTCATATGCAAGGCAGTTCTGCGACAATGTTGCCGTGATCCCCACGGTAATTGATGCGGATGAATATCAGCTTGATCTTTCGCGGCAACCGGAGCGCAAGACGATTGGCTGGATCGGCTCGCCTTCCACCTGGAATTTCGTCAAGCAAAAGCTGGATGTTTTGGAAAATGCCTGTGCCGCGCATGATGCCACGTTGAAAGTGGTGGGCGCTGGTGCGCAGGCCGATGGCATTGACTTCATCTGTAATGCGCGCTGGCGCGAGAGCGAAGAAGTGGCGGATATTCAGGCGATGCATGTGGGCATCATGCCGCTGGATGACAGCCCGTTTGCGCGTGGCAAATGCGGCTATAAGCTGATTCAATATATGGCCTGCGGGTTGCCCGTGGTGGCATCACCCGTGGGTGTGAACCGCAGCATTGTGGAACATGGCGTGAATGGCTTTCTGGCAGAGACGCCGCAGGAATGGCGCGATGCCTTGGGCACGATCCTGAAAGACCGAGCTCTCGCCAAACGCATGGGCGCTGCGGGGCGCAAGAAGGTGGCGCGTGAATATTCAGTGCAAGTGACGGGACCGCGGCTGGTGGCGCTGATGCGGGGGCTGACGTCATGA
- the asnB gene encoding asparagine synthase (glutamine-hydrolyzing), whose protein sequence is MCGIAGLIAGRTGTRLAGARKMIERLSHRGPDSEGHWEQDGVYFGHKRLAVVDLTAAGHQPMLSADGHHAVTYNGEIYNHLDLRAALLREKKVKWRGHSDTETLVEAIAHWGVAAVLPKLNGMFAFGHWEMRAQELTLARDPFGEKPLLYGLQDGMFGFASELGALTSVRALRGEVDRAAVAAYLREGYVPAAHSIIAGVKKLPPGCMLQWKRGAAPVVTPYFHLHQVAEAGLANKFTDDDAALEELDALFKDAVRVRLMSDVPLGAFLSGGIDSSLVVAYMQELLSKPVHTFCIGHTDKSVDEAEHASAVARHLGTRHETLLLTDAMALDAAQRMGEIYDEPFSDASQVPTFLVSQFARKKVTMALSGDGCDELFSGYARHVLAQKAWASMKRIPMRHSLAKLVPHLPDFVVGAAAKVLSPLVPQGVNPESLRRKLRHSSHLLRAENAEEIFSSYLARWRQPLSLMKDGTEIAESWAPQKPAFTDSLDQFVWSDTVNYLPGDILTKVDRASMAVSLETRIPALDPRIAVFAWRLPQHMRWRDGRGKWILRQLLYKKVPQDLVDRPKRGFAVPLDTWLRGPLKTWAEDLLSEARLKRDGLLNVQEVRRIWAGFQNDAAGVTGTHIWTLLMLQSWINAQGL, encoded by the coding sequence ATGTGCGGTATTGCGGGCTTGATCGCCGGGCGGACGGGAACGCGGCTTGCCGGCGCCAGAAAGATGATCGAGCGCCTCAGCCATCGTGGGCCCGACAGCGAAGGCCATTGGGAGCAGGACGGGGTTTATTTCGGCCACAAGCGACTGGCCGTGGTGGACCTGACTGCGGCGGGCCATCAGCCGATGCTTTCTGCCGATGGGCACCATGCCGTCACCTATAATGGTGAAATCTATAATCATCTCGATCTCCGCGCCGCCTTGCTGCGCGAGAAAAAAGTGAAGTGGCGCGGGCATTCCGATACTGAAACTTTAGTGGAAGCGATTGCCCATTGGGGCGTTGCGGCGGTTCTGCCGAAGCTCAACGGCATGTTTGCCTTTGGGCATTGGGAGATGCGCGCGCAGGAGCTGACTTTGGCTCGTGATCCGTTCGGTGAGAAGCCGTTGCTCTATGGATTGCAGGACGGCATGTTCGGCTTTGCATCAGAGCTTGGCGCGCTGACTTCGGTGCGGGCCTTGCGCGGCGAAGTGGACCGGGCTGCAGTAGCCGCTTACTTGCGGGAAGGCTATGTGCCCGCCGCGCATTCCATCATTGCCGGTGTGAAGAAATTGCCTCCTGGATGCATGTTGCAGTGGAAGCGCGGAGCGGCGCCGGTGGTGACGCCTTATTTTCATTTGCATCAAGTGGCGGAAGCCGGGCTTGCCAACAAGTTCACTGATGATGATGCGGCACTAGAAGAATTGGACGCGCTGTTCAAGGATGCGGTGCGGGTACGGCTGATGTCCGATGTGCCGTTGGGCGCGTTTCTCTCCGGCGGGATCGATTCATCCTTGGTGGTCGCCTATATGCAGGAGTTGCTTTCAAAGCCGGTGCATACATTCTGCATCGGGCATACTGACAAGTCCGTCGACGAGGCTGAACATGCGAGTGCCGTGGCCCGGCATCTGGGCACCCGGCATGAAACGCTGCTGTTGACGGATGCGATGGCCCTGGATGCCGCACAGCGCATGGGCGAAATTTACGACGAGCCTTTCTCCGATGCCTCGCAGGTGCCGACCTTTCTGGTGAGCCAGTTTGCCCGGAAAAAAGTGACAATGGCTTTATCAGGTGATGGTTGTGATGAATTGTTCTCCGGTTATGCCCGGCATGTTTTGGCGCAGAAGGCCTGGGCTTCGATGAAACGCATTCCGATGCGCCATTCATTGGCCAAACTGGTGCCGCATCTGCCGGATTTTGTGGTGGGGGCTGCGGCGAAAGTACTTTCGCCCTTGGTGCCACAAGGCGTGAACCCCGAAAGCCTGCGGCGCAAGTTGCGCCATTCCAGCCATTTGCTGCGGGCGGAAAATGCCGAGGAGATTTTTTCATCCTATCTGGCGCGGTGGCGGCAGCCGCTGTCGCTGATGAAGGATGGAACGGAAATTGCCGAAAGCTGGGCGCCGCAGAAACCTGCCTTTACCGACAGCCTCGATCAATTCGTCTGGTCTGATACAGTGAATTATCTACCCGGTGATATTCTCACCAAGGTGGACCGCGCTTCCATGGCAGTGAGTCTCGAAACGCGCATCCCGGCCCTTGACCCGCGCATTGCCGTCTTTGCCTGGCGCTTGCCGCAGCATATGCGTTGGCGCGATGGGCGCGGAAAATGGATCCTGCGGCAGTTGCTTTACAAGAAAGTGCCGCAAGATTTGGTGGACCGGCCCAAGCGCGGTTTTGCCGTCCCATTGGATACCTGGTTGCGCGGGCCGCTGAAAACTTGGGCCGAAGATCTGTTGAGCGAAGCGCGGTTGAAGCGCGACGGGCTTCTCAACGTGCAGGAAGTGCGGCGCATCTGGGCCGGCTTTCAAAACGATGCGGCTGGGGTAACCGGCACGCATATCTGGACACTTCTGATGTTGCAGAGCTGGATCAATGCGCAAGGCCTCTAA
- a CDS encoding glycosyltransferase family 4 protein produces the protein MRLPDAASEPPVVRDLKILALTSYGRLAASSRLRMMQFQQPLADAGIHVDHSPWLSDAQLARHYASGARYGLRDVIVPSLQRLARMWRAGHYDAIWLQKEAFTYLPWPLERLAWAGLPPVVVDYDDATFHYYDMHPNPKVRALLKTKIDRVMRAAATVVAGNDYLAARACTAGAKTIVTIPTVVDAARYVTNAKFSAAPEFRIGWIGSKTTTKYLRALAPVLARAERELGAEIVTIGPGKVEIEGTHPTNIPWTEETEAAELAKLSVGIMPLDDTPWERGKCGYKLIQYMASGLPTVASPVGANTGIVDHGKTGLMASTPDEWFEALRSLKENPKRAASLGMAGRAVVEQKFSIAAVLPQLEATLRAAARTI, from the coding sequence TTGCGACTTCCCGACGCGGCATCGGAACCACCTGTTGTGCGAGATCTGAAAATACTGGCTTTGACGTCCTATGGCCGCCTCGCGGCCAGCAGCCGCTTGCGCATGATGCAGTTCCAGCAGCCATTGGCCGATGCCGGGATCCATGTCGATCATTCGCCCTGGCTTAGTGATGCGCAATTGGCCCGGCATTATGCTTCGGGCGCGCGTTATGGCCTGCGCGATGTGATCGTTCCAAGCCTGCAGCGGTTGGCGCGCATGTGGCGGGCCGGACACTATGACGCGATCTGGCTGCAAAAGGAGGCCTTCACCTATCTGCCCTGGCCGCTCGAACGCCTGGCTTGGGCAGGCCTGCCACCGGTCGTCGTCGATTATGATGACGCCACCTTCCATTATTACGACATGCACCCCAATCCCAAGGTGCGGGCGCTGCTTAAGACAAAGATTGACCGAGTGATGAGGGCCGCGGCCACCGTGGTGGCCGGCAATGACTATCTCGCGGCGCGCGCATGCACGGCGGGGGCAAAAACCATCGTCACCATACCCACCGTGGTGGATGCGGCACGCTATGTGACGAACGCCAAGTTTTCGGCGGCTCCGGAGTTCCGCATTGGCTGGATCGGCAGCAAGACCACGACGAAATATCTTAGAGCTCTGGCACCAGTCCTGGCCCGCGCCGAGCGTGAGCTGGGTGCTGAAATCGTCACCATAGGCCCAGGCAAGGTCGAGATCGAGGGCACGCATCCGACAAATATTCCGTGGACGGAGGAAACTGAGGCCGCTGAACTTGCGAAACTCTCGGTCGGCATCATGCCGCTGGATGATACGCCGTGGGAACGCGGCAAATGCGGCTACAAGCTCATTCAATACATGGCCAGCGGCCTGCCCACCGTGGCATCGCCAGTGGGCGCCAATACCGGCATTGTGGACCATGGCAAAACCGGCCTGATGGCCTCAACACCGGATGAATGGTTCGAAGCCCTGCGCAGCCTGAAGGAAAATCCAAAACGCGCGGCAAGCCTCGGCATGGCCGGGCGCGCCGTGGTGGAACAGAAATTTTCAATAGCCGCCGTGCTGCCGCAACTGGAAGCAACCTTGCGCGCTGCAGCTAGAACGATTTGA
- a CDS encoding DoxX family protein, translating into MKRAPPGVVTDTVQTDSTGAQRRRLGFRIFLSLFYLTAGVFHILLPAPFIMITPDWVPWPSAVILFTGLCELAGAVGLWVPRLRKSAGIGLALYAVAVYPANIHHAFLDMALAQPQLGLAYHIPRLLAQPVLVWVTLYAVGLERWRLWFKSF; encoded by the coding sequence ATGAAGCGCGCGCCTCCTGGAGTTGTGACAGATACGGTGCAAACGGATTCGACTGGCGCACAGCGGCGGCGGCTGGGGTTTCGCATTTTTCTTTCGTTGTTCTATTTGACCGCTGGCGTGTTTCACATTCTGCTGCCTGCACCCTTTATCATGATCACGCCGGATTGGGTGCCTTGGCCCTCTGCGGTGATCCTGTTCACCGGACTGTGCGAATTGGCAGGCGCTGTGGGCCTGTGGGTGCCGCGCCTGCGCAAGTCAGCGGGCATCGGGCTGGCGCTTTATGCGGTTGCGGTTTATCCGGCCAATATTCACCATGCGTTTCTGGATATGGCGCTGGCGCAACCGCAACTGGGGCTGGCCTATCATATTCCGCGCTTGCTGGCGCAGCCGGTTCTGGTGTGGGTGACGCTTTATGCGGTGGGGCTTGAGCGTTGGCGGCTTTGGTTCAAATCGTTCTAG
- a CDS encoding flavin monoamine oxidase family protein: MKSVVIIGAGMAGAAAALKLGKAGIKCVVLEAQDRIGGRAFSKAYAGAPNDALLEYGGSWITPYHDRIRALVAELGLSLRPRAALTQRFSLREGNVRAAHMLSAEERRAHEKALTRVAADAVLCKKGMAEDELGRPLLGITYAAYMERVAPPPATRHMFDAWWSVSGNGAHDSVAASEFLSSCAYGGGLAENMIDNWSDTVVPGMALLAQLMLEASGADLRLSCPVVGITQDEHKVSVTLVSGELLQAERVILAASINVMNAMTFSPALPSPRALAIAQKHGGCSFKVWIKARGVPLGTLITGDGQGIELLLAERAGPDGSVMLIGFGLQLNDANPGDADWVRGQLQKLAPNAEFISYDWHDWVSDPYARGTWVAMPADLGPAFEPAAWQPFGRLAFASSDYAPDQAGWFEGAVKSGEAAADWVLLQSAK; encoded by the coding sequence ATGAAGTCCGTTGTCATCATCGGAGCTGGAATGGCTGGGGCCGCCGCTGCGCTGAAGCTTGGCAAGGCCGGCATTAAATGTGTGGTGCTAGAAGCGCAGGACCGGATTGGTGGGCGGGCGTTCAGCAAGGCCTATGCGGGCGCGCCAAATGATGCGTTGCTGGAATATGGCGGGTCGTGGATCACGCCTTATCATGATCGCATTCGCGCGCTGGTGGCTGAACTGGGGCTTTCTCTGCGGCCACGTGCGGCGCTGACGCAGCGGTTCAGTCTGCGGGAGGGCAATGTGCGTGCCGCACATATGCTTTCTGCTGAGGAACGGCGCGCACATGAGAAAGCGCTGACGCGGGTGGCGGCTGATGCAGTGCTTTGCAAAAAGGGCATGGCGGAAGATGAGCTGGGGCGGCCTCTGCTAGGCATTACCTATGCTGCCTATATGGAGCGCGTTGCCCCGCCACCTGCCACGCGGCACATGTTCGACGCATGGTGGTCAGTTTCTGGCAATGGTGCGCATGACAGTGTTGCTGCTTCGGAATTTTTGTCGAGCTGCGCCTATGGCGGCGGGCTGGCTGAAAACATGATCGACAATTGGAGCGACACGGTGGTGCCGGGCATGGCCTTGCTGGCGCAGCTGATGCTGGAGGCTTCGGGAGCTGATTTGCGCCTGTCCTGCCCTGTGGTGGGCATCACGCAGGATGAGCACAAGGTCTCCGTCACACTGGTCAGTGGCGAACTTTTGCAGGCGGAGCGTGTGATCCTTGCGGCCAGCATCAACGTAATGAATGCGATGACCTTCTCTCCCGCTTTGCCATCTCCGCGCGCACTGGCGATTGCACAGAAGCATGGCGGTTGCTCTTTCAAAGTATGGATCAAGGCACGCGGTGTTCCACTGGGCACGCTGATCACCGGCGATGGTCAGGGGATTGAGTTACTGCTGGCCGAGCGTGCAGGGCCGGATGGCAGCGTGATGCTGATTGGCTTTGGATTGCAGCTGAATGATGCGAATCCCGGTGATGCAGATTGGGTGCGCGGGCAATTGCAGAAGCTGGCGCCCAATGCTGAATTCATCTCGTATGATTGGCACGACTGGGTGAGCGATCCCTATGCGCGCGGCACCTGGGTGGCTATGCCTGCTGATCTGGGTCCGGCATTTGAACCTGCGGCATGGCAGCCGTTTGGCCGGCTGGCCTTTGCGTCATCAGATTATGCCCCTGATCAAGCGGGCTGGTTTGAGGGGGCCGTGAAATCCGGCGAGGCGGCGGCGGATTGGGTTCTGCTGCAGAGCGCAAAATAG